In Bacteroidota bacterium, a single genomic region encodes these proteins:
- the rpmF gene encoding 50S ribosomal protein L32, whose product MPNPKRKISKSRRDKRRTHYKGATPTLSIDSTSGEVHLRHRVTADGFYRGKHVFPDMKSDV is encoded by the coding sequence ATGCCAAATCCTAAACGAAAAATCTCAAAATCAAGACGCGATAAGCGCAGAACACATTACAAAGGAGCAACGCCTACACTTTCAATCGATTCAACATCAGGTGAAGTACATTTGCGTCACCGTGTAACAGCCGATGGCTTTTACCGTGGAAAGCATGTATTTCCTGATATGAAATCAGATGTTTAA
- a CDS encoding DUF177 domain-containing protein has protein sequence MKTKNYIVEFNKLQVGHNEFSFPINDSLLSEYEHAPVKKANANCHLTLHKSENRYDLVFKIGGTALASCDICLDEVDLPLDNESSLIIKLTDGITNLDDDAIIYLPKVLHEFDFKQLIYEFFLLAIPTKVSCEDAGKEHNEAFIGKLSEEEIEEEEEDNKSTDPRWDALKNLYNKN, from the coding sequence GTGAAAACTAAAAATTACATAGTTGAGTTCAATAAACTCCAAGTAGGACATAATGAATTTAGCTTTCCTATTAATGATAGTTTGCTAAGTGAATATGAACATGCGCCCGTAAAAAAGGCCAATGCCAATTGCCATTTAACATTACATAAATCGGAAAACAGGTACGATTTAGTTTTTAAAATTGGCGGTACGGCCTTAGCAAGTTGCGATATTTGCTTAGACGAAGTTGATTTACCTTTAGATAATGAAAGCAGTTTAATAATTAAACTTACTGATGGAATTACCAATTTAGATGATGATGCAATCATTTATTTACCAAAAGTTCTTCATGAGTTTGATTTTAAACAACTTATATATGAGTTTTTTTTACTGGCCATTCCAACAAAAGTAAGTTGCGAAGATGCTGGTAAAGAACACAACGAAGCGTTTATTGGTAAACTCTCTGAAGAAGAAATAGAAGAGGAAGAAGAAGATAATAAATCAACCGATCCACGCTGGGATGCTTTAAAAAATTTGTACAACAAAAACTGA